Proteins encoded by one window of Anopheles maculipalpis chromosome 2RL, idAnoMacuDA_375_x, whole genome shotgun sequence:
- the LOC126557631 gene encoding alkaline phosphatase-like encodes MALICVLLFATLCAHVTVDRVTGNPLSAFVTIANSGPTHPMDNPNWVPPTGPTREKDPEYWQTTGQARLRRQLEHSKQNLNVAKNVIIFLGDGLSIPTLAATRMYMGGEELELSFETFPHTGLAKTYCINYQVSDSSCTAAAILTGVKNNYGTIGVSGHVPLRNCPLSLQQSNRLTSILKHAQEDGRSTGIVTNTRITHATPAVAYAVSGARYWEDDTELPPGCVDIATQLIHGDIGTNLTVALGGGSRHFYPTGTLDRNGAPGSRTDGRNLVNEWIDRTAAREQRGQFVHDRAGLLAVQPELVDRLFGLFSGNHMSYRLLADQQREPSLEEMTIKALEILQRNDRGYLLLVEGGRIDHAHHDNLAKLALDETVELHRAVERTVQHLGENGFAETLVLATADHSHTLTIGGYPVRGNDILSTGDFSRFDQMPFFTLTYANGPSYADHFYETGGRRNPDDMRDRYHDPNFTYPAAVPYEDETHGGDDVAVFARGPWAHIFSGLYEQHVIGHGLLYAACLGPDTFQQSDACRERLRGGTAEPRRALTHSLGMLMLILYLRTKIFCTL; translated from the exons ATGGCTCTAATTTGCGTGCTTCTCTTCGCAACTCTCTGTGCACATGTCACGGTGGATCGAGTGACCGGCAATCCATTGTCAGCCTTCGTAACCATCGCAAATTCTGGACCGACCCATCCGATGGATAACCCGAACTGGGTACCACCTACGGGACCCACCAGAGAAAAGGATCCTGAATACTGGCAAACGACTGGACAAGCCCGGCTACGTCGTCAACTGGAGCACAGCAAGCAAAATCTCAACGTGGCCAAAAACGTAATCATTTTCCTGGGAGACGGCCTGTCAATACCGACACTCGCTGCCACACGCATGTACATGGGCGGCGAGGAACTGGAGCTTTCCTTCGAAACGTTTCCCCACACGGGACTCGCGAAGACGTACTGCATTAACTATCAGGTGTCGGATTCGTCCTGTACGGCGGCCGCCATCCTGACCGGAGTGAAGAACAATTATGGTACCATCGGGGTCAGTGGTCATGTGCCACTAAGGAACTGTCCGCTCAGCTTGCAGCAGTCGAACCGTTTGACATCGATACTGAAGCACGCCCAGGAGGATGGTCGCTCGACGGGTATCGTCACCAATACACGCATAACCCACGCAACGCCCGCCGTTGCGTATGCCGTCTCCGGGGCACGCTACTGGGAAGATGATACGGAATTACCACCGGGCTGCGTCGACATTGCCACGCAGCTGATTCATGGCGACATCGGGACGAACCTTACCGTTGCTCTTGGCGGTGGTTCAAGACACTTCTATCCGACTGGTACGCTCGATAGGAATGGCGCACCGGGAAGCCGCACTGACGGTCGCAATCTTGTGAACGAGTGGATTGATCGGACGGCAGCTCGAGAACAACGGGGCCAGTTCGTACATGACCGG GCAGGGCTGCTTGCTGTTCAGCCCGAGCTGGTGGATcgattgtttggtttgttcagCGGAAACCACATGTCTTACAGGCTACTGGCGGACCAGCAGCGTGAACCTTCGCTGGAAGAAATGACAATCAAGGCGTTAGAAATACTCCAACGCAACGATCGTGGCTATCTGTTGCTGGTAGAAG GTGGACGAATTGATCACGCACATCATGATAATTTGGCTAAGCTAGCGTTGGATGAGACAGTGGAACTACATCGGGCCGTCGAGCGTACCGTTCAACATCTGGGCGAAAACGGTTTTGCGGAAACGTTGGTGCTAGCAACGGCGGACCACTCGCATACACTCACGATCGGAGGATATCCGGTGCGAGGAAACGATATCCTCTCGACCGGAGATTTTTCGCGCTTTGACCAGATGCCGTTCTTCACACTGACCTACGCGAACGGGCCAAGCTATGCGGATCACTTCTACGAAACCGGAGGCCGTCGGAATCCCGACGACATGCGGGACCGCTATCACGATCCTAACTTCACATATCCGGCCGCCGTACCGTACGAGGATGAGACGCACGGTGGCGACGATGTGGCCGTGTTTGCCAGAGGACCTTGGGCACACATTTTCAGCGGCCTGTATGAGCAGCACGTCATCGGGCACGGACTTCTGTACGCCGCCTGTCTTGGTCCAGATACGTTCCAGCAATCAGACGCCTGTCGCGAACGCTTACGCGGTGGAACGGCTGAACCACGGCGAGCTTTGACTCATTCGCTGGGAATGCTAATGCTGATCTTATATCtacgaacaaaaatattttgcactTTGTAG